A window of Actinomadura rubteroloni contains these coding sequences:
- a CDS encoding PucR family transcriptional regulator — translation MADDLQEVTERTAELLGAPATLEDRDFHLVAYAAHGTTIDPVRMESILHRRSTEAVRSRFERYGIARATGPVRIPADHAAGVLGRLCLPVRWNGVTYGYLWLLDDEERIDTARAASAAPLCERAGLQMARQARERGDLGLKLAELLSTDHEVRTRAAADVSIETPVAVAVLRAQGTDVLNPWQLPRSVLTTTWEGDHVLLVPLPGRDPSSVVARARSLLEERSSGPVTAGIHEHCASLTGVREAWQRARTAARATEPGTTRTWDSLGALRLLRWSDDTSLNEAILTEGITRLLTNATLTDTARLFLENAGAIKPTAESLGIHRQTLYHRLTRIEALTELDLTTGQDRLTLHLALTLSPHLTAP, via the coding sequence ATGGCCGACGATCTTCAGGAGGTCACCGAGCGGACGGCCGAACTGCTCGGGGCTCCCGCGACCCTGGAGGACCGCGACTTCCACCTCGTCGCGTACGCGGCGCACGGCACGACGATCGATCCGGTGCGGATGGAGTCGATCCTGCACCGCCGCTCGACGGAGGCCGTCCGGTCGAGGTTCGAGCGCTACGGCATAGCCCGCGCGACGGGCCCGGTCCGCATCCCCGCCGACCACGCGGCGGGCGTGCTCGGACGCCTTTGCCTGCCCGTCCGCTGGAACGGCGTGACCTACGGCTACCTGTGGCTGCTGGACGACGAAGAACGCATCGACACCGCCCGCGCCGCAAGCGCCGCCCCTCTCTGCGAACGCGCGGGCCTGCAAATGGCACGCCAGGCCAGAGAACGCGGCGACCTAGGCCTGAAGCTGGCCGAACTACTCTCCACCGACCACGAAGTACGCACGAGAGCGGCAGCCGACGTCAGCATAGAAACCCCGGTGGCGGTAGCAGTCCTGAGAGCCCAAGGCACAGACGTCCTGAACCCCTGGCAACTCCCCCGCTCCGTCCTCACGACGACGTGGGAAGGCGACCACGTCCTGCTGGTCCCGCTACCGGGCCGCGACCCGTCCTCGGTGGTCGCGCGAGCGAGGAGCCTGCTGGAGGAGCGCAGCAGCGGCCCGGTGACGGCGGGAATCCACGAGCACTGCGCGTCCCTGACCGGAGTCCGCGAAGCCTGGCAGCGAGCGAGAACAGCGGCACGGGCAACCGAACCGGGCACAACGAGGACGTGGGACTCCCTGGGCGCCCTGCGCCTGCTCCGCTGGTCCGACGACACGTCCCTCAACGAGGCGATCCTCACCGAGGGCATCACCCGTCTCCTGACCAACGCGACATTGACCGACACGGCCCGCCTGTTCCTGGAGAACGCGGGAGCGATCAAGCCCACGGCCGAGTCCCTGGGCATCCACCGCCAGACCCTCTACCACCGCCTGACGAGGATCGAAGCCCTCACCGAACTGGACCTGACAACAGGCCAGGACCGCCTGACCCTGCACCTGGCCCTGACCCTCTCCCCCCACCTAACGGCCCCCTGA
- a CDS encoding YlbL family protein, producing MSRHAVTLTVASVLVLLLAAVASVLKVPYVELMPGPTSNTLGTNDKGEPVIRIDGRQTYPDTGHLNFTTVSFRGGPGARMDLLTILNGWLKKDVAVVPEETYFPKNQTQKQVDEENTREMADSQQSAQVAALRELGIAVPSHIVVQAVQKGKPADGQLRAGDEIVALDGKKVAAVSEVTARMSKRRPGSVAVLTVRRGGKDQNIALTTVASDDGKRAVVGVVLGTGYTMPFKINISVGDIGGPSAGLMFSLAIVDKLTPGALTGGKFIAGTGQIDPDGTVQQIGGIQQKMIAARAAGATIFLTPKGNCADAAPVRPKGLRLVRADNLHQARQALEALTTGKGAVPSCP from the coding sequence ATGTCCCGACACGCCGTCACCCTGACCGTCGCGAGCGTCCTCGTCCTGCTGCTGGCCGCGGTCGCGTCGGTCCTGAAAGTGCCCTACGTGGAGCTGATGCCGGGACCCACGAGCAACACGCTCGGCACCAACGACAAGGGCGAGCCGGTCATCCGCATCGACGGCCGGCAGACCTATCCCGACACCGGGCACCTCAATTTCACGACCGTCTCGTTCCGCGGCGGCCCCGGCGCCCGCATGGACCTGCTCACCATTCTCAACGGATGGCTGAAGAAGGACGTCGCGGTCGTCCCCGAGGAGACCTACTTCCCGAAGAACCAGACGCAGAAGCAGGTCGACGAGGAGAACACGCGGGAGATGGCCGACTCGCAGCAGAGCGCCCAGGTGGCCGCGCTGCGCGAACTCGGGATCGCCGTTCCGTCGCACATCGTCGTCCAGGCCGTGCAGAAGGGCAAGCCCGCCGACGGGCAGCTCCGCGCCGGGGACGAGATCGTCGCGCTGGACGGCAAGAAGGTCGCCGCCGTGTCCGAGGTGACGGCGCGGATGAGCAAGCGGCGGCCCGGCTCGGTCGCCGTCCTGACCGTCCGGCGCGGCGGCAAGGACCAGAACATCGCGCTGACGACGGTCGCGTCCGACGACGGCAAGCGAGCCGTGGTCGGGGTCGTCCTCGGCACCGGCTACACGATGCCCTTCAAGATCAACATCAGTGTCGGGGACATCGGCGGCCCCAGCGCCGGCCTCATGTTCTCCCTGGCCATCGTCGACAAGCTCACCCCCGGCGCCCTCACCGGCGGCAAGTTCATCGCCGGCACCGGCCAGATCGACCCGGACGGCACCGTCCAGCAGATCGGCGGCATCCAGCAGAAGATGATCGCCGCCCGCGCCGCCGGCGCCACGATCTTCCTCACGCCCAAGGGCAACTGCGCCGACGCCGCACCCGTCCGGCCCAAGGGCCTCCGGCTCGTCCGCGCCGACAACCTCCACCAGGCCCGTCAGGCCCTCGAAGCCCTCACCACCGGCAAGGGCGCCGTCCCCTCCTGCCCCTGA
- a CDS encoding molybdenum cofactor biosynthesis protein MoaE: MTDVPAPAADPIRLARVQDAPLSVDEVLAAVGDPAAGGVALFVGTVRDHDHARAVRALSYSAHPSVEDELRTVLGKVAAEFPVRGLAAVHRVGDLAVGDLAVVVAASCPHRAEAFAACRRLIDDLKAQVPIWKHQQFSDGGDEWVGAC; encoded by the coding sequence GTGACCGATGTGCCCGCGCCCGCCGCCGATCCGATCCGGCTCGCCCGCGTCCAGGACGCGCCGCTGTCGGTCGACGAGGTCCTCGCCGCCGTCGGCGACCCCGCCGCCGGGGGCGTCGCCCTCTTCGTCGGAACGGTCCGCGACCACGACCACGCGCGGGCCGTCCGCGCCCTCTCCTACAGCGCCCACCCCTCCGTCGAGGACGAACTGCGCACGGTGCTGGGCAAGGTCGCGGCGGAGTTCCCCGTCCGCGGGCTCGCCGCCGTCCACCGCGTCGGCGACCTCGCGGTCGGTGACCTCGCCGTCGTCGTCGCCGCGTCCTGCCCGCACCGCGCCGAGGCGTTCGCCGCCTGCCGCCGCCTGATCGACGACCTCAAGGCGCAGGTGCCGATCTGGAAGCACCAGCAATTCTCCGACGGCGGGGACGAGTGGGTCGGGGCCTGCTGA
- a CDS encoding PPA1309 family protein: MSLLEEVVRDLERHTAAGGWDAPPRLYALVPSAELRTAEPELADELGIGADGETLAALEQPELPAQGSVEESLATIAWPDAVAGCALVIERVVLPPEAEDGIPDDEAEAAAWIAAHPGREDVRMIVGVLRDGTRHSALRLRRHDSDDEVLLGPDLVPALADALALTLEPDEPDDDGEPSAG; the protein is encoded by the coding sequence GTGAGCCTTCTGGAAGAAGTCGTACGGGACCTGGAACGTCACACCGCGGCGGGCGGATGGGACGCGCCGCCGCGGCTGTACGCGCTCGTCCCGAGCGCCGAGCTGCGCACCGCCGAACCCGAACTGGCCGACGAACTCGGGATCGGCGCGGACGGCGAGACGCTCGCCGCCCTCGAACAACCCGAACTCCCCGCACAAGGATCGGTGGAGGAGTCCCTGGCCACCATCGCATGGCCGGACGCGGTCGCGGGCTGCGCCCTCGTCATCGAGCGCGTCGTCCTGCCCCCCGAGGCCGAGGACGGCATCCCCGACGACGAGGCCGAGGCCGCCGCGTGGATCGCCGCGCACCCCGGCCGCGAGGACGTCCGGATGATCGTCGGCGTGCTGCGCGACGGCACCCGGCACTCCGCCCTCCGGTTGCGCCGCCACGACAGCGACGACGAGGTGCTCCTCGGGCCCGACCTCGTCCCCGCCCTCGCCGACGCGCTCGCGCTGACGCTCGAACCCGACGAGCCGGACGACGACGGGGAACCGTCCGCCGGGTAA